The following proteins are co-located in the Bacteroidales bacterium genome:
- a CDS encoding 8-amino-7-oxononanoate synthase, with product MGILQDRTRLYDMPQKAQAAGIYPYFRPIESEQDTEVIIEGKKVLMFGSNSYLGLTNHPKIKEAAKKAIDKYGTGCAGSRFLNGTLDI from the coding sequence ATGGGAATTTTACAGGATCGTACCAGATTATATGACATGCCTCAGAAGGCCCAGGCGGCAGGTATCTACCCCTACTTCCGCCCGATTGAATCAGAACAGGATACCGAAGTCATTATCGAAGGGAAAAAGGTTCTTATGTTCGGATCCAACAGCTACCTGGGTCTTACCAATCACCCCAAAATCAAGGAAGCCGCCAAAAAGGCCATTGACAAATACGGTACCGGTTGTGCCGGATCGCGCTTTCTAAACGGAACCCTCGATATC